Proteins from one Cryptomeria japonica chromosome 4, Sugi_1.0, whole genome shotgun sequence genomic window:
- the LOC131062721 gene encoding uncharacterized protein LOC131062721: protein MDDASSNPPMVKLESQSTKPTEYNKAKREFEKKLWKLVTITGDYSRGNYGSSGSRQWKCLHCKTNKSSSIQRVRYHMLGVGKKEQIFICKHIPKGQRSDLIREFNFVESLKPTEEQLKDSHPGMPPFSSSSTSVHESQIGRMFDATDRKNVDAAIGRLFFGCGMPFNIARSPLWKEAMRMVNNAPKGYVPPSYEKLRTIVLDDEKKHIEERLTDVRDSWSYTGVSIVSDGWTDIARRPLINILVCSPKGIMFMKSHDTSGHVKDATYIAGLFREAIEQVGRNNVVQIITDNAANNALAGDRIKNEFPNIFWTPCVVHCMNLLLKDLHNSLPWISEVVSNVKKIQHFIVNHSMSHAIYRKHASLQLLRCAETRFASNFIMVDRIVKVKQALRQMVVSTEWERWRDRPSTNSQACDEIFDLIIGSGSILFWQRAGDLLILCWPLIEVLRLFDNDKPCMGDVFEKLDQMREKLKNIFIVGAPSFDQETHDIVWNCSLDRWRMLHRPLHSVGFLLNPKWFHKKPWLDDEVLTGWKAYLGRVYPNREDRTKIKDQLSKYIDGVDNFSHKDVPFDRLNMEPKAFWENYGTKTPKLRNTTIRALSQVSSSSTCERNWSEYSFIHSVKRNRLGSKMAEDLVYIHSNLRLLSRASPDYKSGPHRMWDYGGSMDDGNDELPIEVLEDNVEESLLAAGMEIGEASRSIP, encoded by the exons ATGGATGATGCTTCTTCAAATCCTCCCATGGTCAAATTAGAGAGTCAATCCACAAAACCCACAGAATATAACAAAGCAAAaagggaatttgagaaaaagttgtggAAGCTTGTCACAATAACTGGGGATTATTCAAGAGGAAATTATGGCAGTTCTGGAAGTAGGCAATGGAAGTGCCTACATTGCAAGACAAACAAGTCTAGTTCAATCCAACGAGTTCGGTATCATATGTTGGGAGTTGGTAAGAAAGAACAAATATTCATTTGTAAACATATTCCAAAAGGACAACGATCTGACTTGATTAGAGAGTTTAATTTTGTAGAGTCTTTAAAACCTACTGAGGAACAATTAAAAGATTCTCACCCAGGGATGCCACCATTTTCATCTTCTTCTACCTCTGTTCATGAATCTCAAATTGGAAGAATGTTTGATGCTACTGACAGAAAGAATGTAGATGCTGCTATTGGGAGACTTTTCTTCGGTTGTGGAATGCCATTCAACATAGCTAGGTCTCCTTTATGGAAAGAGGCTATGAGGATGGTTAATAATGCGCCTAAAGGGTATGTGCCTCCAAGCTATGAAAAACTTCGCACTATTGTTTTAGATGATGAGAAGAAACACATTGAAGAAAGGCTAACAGATGTTAGAGATAGTTGGTCATATACAGGTGTTTCTATAGTTTCAGATGGTTGGACTGACATTGCACGTAGACCATTAATTAATATTCTTGTTTGTTCACCTAAGGGTATAATGTTTATGAAATCGCATGATACTTCAGGTCATGTGAAAGATGCAACATATATTGCAGGTCTTTTCCGTGAAGCAATTGAGCAGGTAGGGAGAAACAATGTTGTTCAAATTATCACTGATAATGCTGCAAACAATGCCTTGGCAGGAGATAGGATCAAAAATGAATTTCCAAACATTTTTTGGACCCCATGTGTTGTTCATTGCATGAACTTGCTTCTTAAAGATCTGCATAATAGCCTTCCTTGGATTAGTGAGGTAGTTTCAAATGTTAAAAAAATACAACATTTTATTGTAAATCATTCTATGTCACATGCTATATATAGAAAACATGCTTCTTTGCAGCTACTTAGATGTGCAGAAACACGATTTGCTTCCAATTTTATCATGGTTGATAGAATTGTGAAGGTAAAACAAGCATTAAGGCAAATGGTGGTGTCCACTGAatgggagagatggagagatagaccAAGTACCAACAGTCAAGCATGCGATGAAATTTTTGATCTCATAATTGGTAGTGGGTCAATTTTATTTTGGCAACGAGCAGGTGATCTTCTTATACTTTGTTGGCCTCTTATTGAAGTTCTTCGTCTATTTGATAATGATAAACCATGCATGGGAGATGTGTTTGAGAAGCTAGATCAAATGAGAGAGAagctaaaaaatatatttattgttgGGGCACCATCATTTGATCAAGAGACACATGATATTGTTTGGAATTGTAGTTTAGATAGATGGAGGATGCTTCATAGGCCTCTTCATTCAGTTGGATTTTTACTTAATCCAAAATGGTTTCACAAAAAACCATGGTTGGATGATGAAGTTTTGACAGGATGGAAAGCCTATCTAGGTAGAGTTTATCCAAATAGAGAGGACCGCACTAAAATCAAGGATCAACTGTCAAAATATATTGACGGAGTTGATAATTTTTCCCATAAAGATGTTCCATTTGATCGATTGAATATGGAACCCAAAGCCTTTTGGGAGAATTATGGAACAAAAACACCAAAACTCAGAAATACTACAATTCGTGCGTTATCTCAG GTCTCTAGTTCTTCTACATGTGAAAGAAATTGGAGTGAGTATTCCTTCATCCATTCTGTGAAGCGTAACAGGCTAGGTAGCAAAATGGCAGAGGATCTTGTGTATATACATTCAAATCTTCGTCTTTTGTCTCGTGCTTCTCCTGATTATAAGTCAGGGCCTCATAGGATGTGGGACTATGGTGGCTCGATGGATGATGGAAATGATGAATTGCCAATAGAAGTACTTGAAGATAATGTAGAGGAGAGTTTACTTGCAGCTGGAATGGAGATAGGTGAAGCAAGCAGAAGCATTCCTTGA